The DNA sequence ATGTTCAGAAATTGGCAGAGAAATATCCAAATATGCAAATCGTTGGAAATGCAAAGACTTTCCCAATGATTGGTCAGTTTTTTGATATAGATTTATCTCAGCGGTCTGTTGTGGTAAAGGAAGGGGATACCTTAAGTCTTGGAAAGCATGAACTTCAGTTCTTTATGGCGCCAATGGTGCATTGGCCGGAAGTAATGGTTTCTTATGAGAAAAGTGAGAAAATTCTGTTCTCCGCAGATGGTTTTGGTAAGTTCGGCGCATTAGATACGGAAGAAGATTGGGCATGTGAGGCAAGACGTTACTATTTTAATATTGTTGGAAAATATGGGGTACAGGTACAGGCGTTGTTAAAGAAAGCAGCAACCCTTGATATTGCTATGATTTGCCCATTACACGGACCTATTTTGAAAGAAGATTTGGGATACTATATTGGAAAATATAATACTTGGAGCAGTTACGAGCCGGAGGACGATGGGGTCTTGGTAGCGTATGCATCTATTCATGGAAATACAAGAAAAGCTGCAGAAAAGATGAAAGAGATTTTGGAAGCAAAGGGAGCAGCTAAGGTTGCTATTACAGATTTATCCAGAGATGATATGGCAGAAGCGGTAGAAGATGCGTTCCGTTATGACAAGGTAGTGCTTGCAGCTGCAACTTATGATGGAGGCGTATTCCCTTGTATGGAAGAATTCCTGCATCATTTAAAGAGTAAAAACTACCAGAAGAGAAAAATTGCCTTAATCGAAAATGGTTCTTGGGGTCCAATGGCTGCAAAGACCATGAAGGGAATTTTGGAAGGAATGAAGGAACTTACCATCTGTGATAAAACAGTTACAATCAAGTCTTCCATGAAGCAGGAAGATGTAACCAAGATGGAAGAATTGGCTGAGGAACTGTTGGCAAAATAGAAGTAGTAGAAAATAAGGAACGAATATGAATTTATTTGATATTGTAGGACCGGTGATGGTTGGTCCCTCCAGCTCTCATACTGCAGGAGCGGTACGAATTGGATATATTGCAAAATTATTGTTGAATGAAAACGTAAAAAAGGCAGAGATATATCTCCATGGTTCTTTCCGGGCAACTGGAAAGGGGCATGGTACGGATCGTGCGTTGATCGCTGGGCTACTTGGTATGCATCCGGAGGATGAAAGAATTCCGGATAGTTTTCAAGTTGCAAAAGAGCAGGGAATGCAGTTTTCCTTTGAGGGAATTGAACTTCGGGATGCACATCCTAATTCTGTTTTGATGAAACTGACAGGAGTAAATGGACGAGAGTTGGAAATAGAAGCTGCTTCTATCGGAGGTGGAAGAATTAGAATCAGTAAGTTGGATGGTTTGGAAGCTAATTTCTGCGGAGATTATCCAACACTTATTGTACACAATTTAGACCAGCCGGGACATGTTGCAGAAGTCACATCTATGCTTGCCCACAAGTCTGTTAATATTGCTACCATGCAGCTATATCGTGACAGAAGAGGCGGTGATGCCGTTATGATTATTGAATGCGATAAAGAGGTGCCACCAGAATCCGTTGAATGGTTGGAAAAACTGGAAGGGGTTCGAAAAGTCACATATTTAAGTCTGATAGAAAAGCAATAAGTAAAGGTAAGGAGCCACATTATGAGTTTTAAATCATTAAAAGAGATTGTGGATAGTGTAAGAGAGCAGAAGAAACCTTTCTGGAGAATTATCATGGAAGATGATATGTCAGAACGGATGGTATCAGAGGAGGAATCTTTTGGTGCCATGAAAAGAATGTATGATACTATGCGGATGGCAGATCAGTCTTATGATGAAAAGTTGAAATCTGCCAGTGGCTTGGTAGGTGGAGATGGTTGGCAGATGAGGGAAGCAGTTGCAGCTGGAAAAACAATGTCGGGTGCTTTTATTGGCGAGGTTATGGTGAAAGCTCTAAAAATGGGAGAGTCTAATGCCTGTATGAAGCGAATTGTGGCAGCTCCTACGGCTGGTTCCTGTGGTGTGATGCCGGCGGTGTTCCTGACTTATCAGGAGCAATATGGTGTTAAGGATGAAAAAATGATTGAAGCCATGTTTGTGGCTGCAGGGATTGGTACAGTAATAGCGGAACGTGCTTTTATTGCAGGTGCAACCGGAGGATGTCAGGCCGAAATTGGAAGTGCCAGTGCTATGGCAGCCGGAGGACTTGCGTATTTGCAAGGAGGAACAGAACAAGAAATTGTCCATGCAGCGGCGATGGCATTAAAAAGTCTGTTGGGATTAGTCTGTGACCCGGTGGCAGGACTTGTAGAGGTTCCTTGTGTAAAGCGTAATGTAATCGGAGCAGTCAATGCGATTACCAGTGCAGATATGGCAATAGCAGGAATTGTAAGTCGTATTCCACCGGATGAGGTAATTGATGCCATGCGTGCGGTTGGAATAGCATTACCGAGTTCTTTAAAAGAAACCGGAGAAGGTGGATTGGCAGCAACGCCTTCCGGAGAAGAATTTACAAGAAGAATGATGGAAGAGCAGTAAGCCAGTTTTGGTTTACTGCTCTTTTTAAAAAAATTTTAAATTTTTTGAAGACATTTTTGTAGTATACTCGTTATAGTAAATGAACAGATAGTAAAACAGAAAAGGAGGCGGATAAAATCGATAATGAAGTGTATTTTGGTTATCTGTTGGATACATATCAGAAATTAGTATATTCTATTTGTTTTAAATTTACAGGTAACCAGTTTGACGCAGAAGATTTGACCCAGGAAACATTTTTATCTGTCTATAAGAATTTAACTACTTTTCAAAGGGATTATGAAAGGGCTTGGATTTGTAAGATTGCTACGAATAAAGGACTAGACTTTATTAAGAGTGCAGGAAGGCGTAGTGAGCCGAAGGAAGATGCTTATTTTACAGAGGTAAAAGATAGCAGAGACGGACCGGAGGAGGAATACTTACAACAAGAATCCAAAGAATATGTATTTACTATCTGTCAGAGCCTGAAAAGTCCTTATAAAGAAGTGGCTACAGAGCATTTTTATAGGGAAAAATCAGTAAAAGAAATATCAGAAGAAACGGGAAAAGGAATCAAGACCATTCAGACCCAGATATATCGGGCGAAGGCAATGATTAAGAAACTAATAGAAGGGAGGACGACCAAGAGATGACAGAGTTAAGAGAACAGCATATTACAAGGGAAATGTTTGAATGTTGGCAGCAGGGAAAAATGGAAGGCCAGCGAGAGGAAGAATTTTTAAGACATACGGGAACATGTACTTTTTGCGCAGAACAGTTTGGCATATGGATGGAAGAGAATCTGATGGAACCACCGGCATATTTGAAAGAAGAAATTACCAGAAGAACCAGACAGATAGATGTACAAACTGCAGTAAAGGTAAAGCAGACGTCAAAGCAGATGCAGTTGATGATATACAGCTTAAAAGTAGGTCTTGCGGTTGTTGCTTCCATATTTCTATTGACGGTAACTAGCAGTATTCAGAATATGAATATGGAGATTCCGTCTCCTAAGTCGGTTACAACAGAAACTCATCAGGAGAAGGAAAGTATCACAGATAAATTGAATCGTGGCAGTAGTTTTGTTACAGATGCATTAAACCAGATGACCAATGGTGTTTTTAGATAGAACAAAAAGGCTTAGAAGAGCAAAGTAGGAGGAATTGAGATGACAAGAAAGAAAAGTGGATTTTTAACATTCTGTTTCTCGTTAATACCGGGGGCAGGAGAGATGTATATGGGATTTATGAAACAGGGATTAAGCGTTATGGGAGTATTCTGGGGATTGATTTTTGTTGCGGCTTACCTGAATATTGATCAGGTATTGTTTGTGCTTCCTATCTTGTGGTGTTATAGTTTCTTTCATGTGCATAATTTGAGAGGAATGTCAGATGAAGAATTTTATGCCGTAGAAGATGATTATTTGTTTCACATAGAGCAGGTATTACCAAATGGAAAATGGAGCAAAAAGCAGAATAATATTCTGGCAGGAATCTTAATTTTTGTAGGAATTGCAGTATTGTGGCATTATCTATCTGAATATTTGTATTGGCTGTTACCGGATTGGATTTATTGGACGTTTGTAGAGGCTATACCACAAATTATCATAGCAGTTCTTTTGGTTTTTGTGGGAATTATGCTGATTCGGGGAAAAAAGGCAGAGTTAGATAAGGAAGAGGAGAAAAAGAAGGAGGGAACGTTATGAGAACCAGAAGAGTAGGAAGTATTACTTGCGGTTGTATGTTGATTGTATTTGGAATATTATTTCTGATTCATATGGTTTATCCGGCGCTAAGTTTGGCTTTTATTGTAAAGCTGTGGCCGGTTATATTGGTAGCGCTTGGGGCAGAAATGATATTTGCTAATTTGCACCAGGCTTCGGAAGAAAAGGAAGTAGTTAAGTATGACAAGGGAGCGATTTTTATTACTTTTTTGTTGATGTGCTTTGCCATGGGGATGGGAATTGTAGAATACTGTATGGAGTATTATGTGAGATTCGGATATATACACATTTAGAAGAAAAGAGAGCTATTGCAATAAAAAGTTGCATTAGCTCTTTTTTGGTGCATGGAAAATGAATTGTATAAAATGCACAAAAAATAAAGAATTAAAATGTAAAAAACAAACAAAGTAACGGTAAAAATGGAAAATGTTATTGATTTTTTTGGGAATAAGCATTATACTAACACTATCAACTGAAAACGTTACCGGAAACGCTTTCAGAAGAACAATTCATATTACTATTTATAGGAGGATGTATACTATGAAAAGAAAGTTAGTATCACTTATGTTGGTGGCAGCCATGGCGGCATCAATGGTTGTTGGATGTGGCAACAACTCAAATGACAAAGGGTCCAACGACAAGGGCAAGACAGAAGAAGCTGGTGGGGAAAAAGATGAGTCTGGAAGTACAGCAAGTGGTGACGGAAGAGTTTATTTGCTGAACTTCAAACCGGAAACAGACCAGGCATGGCAGGACTTAGCAGATGTTTATACCGACGAGACAGGGGTTGAAGTTAATGTATTAACAGCTGCAGACGGACAGTACAGCACAACAATGCAGTCCGAAATGGCAAAAGATGAAGCGCCAACTATTTTCAATATTGGTAATACAACAGCAGCACAGACTTGGAATGATTACACCTTAGATTTAAAAGATTCTGAGTTGTATAAACATTTAACAGATAAGTCTCTTTCCATTACTTATGACGGAAAGATTGCAGCAGTAGCAAACTGCTACGAATGTTATGGTATTATCTACAATAAGAAAATCTTAAATGACTATTGTACTTTAGATGGAGCAGTAATTGCTTCTCCTGATGAGATTACAAGCTTTGATACATTAAAAGCAGTTGCAGAAGATATCAATGCTAGAGTAGATGAAATCAATGATGAGTTTGGTTATGAACTTCAGGGAGCATTTGCTTCTGCAGGTTTGGATAGTGGTTCTAGCTGGAGATTTTCCGGACATCTTGCAAATATGCCATTATACTATGAATTCAAGGATGATGGATGTGATTTAATCAATGGTGAAGCTACTATTGATGGAACATATCTGGATCAGTACAAAGCAGTTTGGGATTTATATGTAAATACTTCTGGCGCAGATCCAAAAACTCTGAATTCCGGTGCATTAAATGCAGAGAGTGAATTCGGTATGGAAGAAGCTGTATTCTATCAGAATGGTGACTGGGAATTCTCTCCATTAACAAGTGATGAAAATGGTTACCTTGTAACAGCTGATGATATCGGAATGATGCCAATTTACTTTGGTGTTGATGATGAAAATCAGGGACTTTGTGTAGGAACTGAAAACTATTGGGCAGTAAATAGCCAGGCTTCTCAGGAAGATATTGATGCTACTTTAGCATTCCTTGAATGGGTTATCACATCTGACGAAGGTCGTGATGCAATCACAAATACAATGGGATTATCTGCTCCATATGATACCTTTACAGGTGATTATGAATCTGCAAACGCATTTGTTCAGGATTCCAATGCATTGATGTCAGCTGGAAAAACTTCTGTAGCATGGAGCTTTAACGCAACTCCAAACGTAGATGATTGGAGAGCAGATGTTGTTTCTGCATTAACTGCTTATACAGATGGTTCTGGAGACTGGGATGCAGTTAAAACCGCATTCGTTGACGGATGGGCAAATCAGTGGACACTTGCTCATGAAGATGATGCACAGTAATTTTGACAGACTAATAGAAAAGGTCATGTAATTCAAGGGGGAGAGGGCATTTCGATACCTTCTCCCCCGTTTGAAGGAAAGGGGTTATTATGGAAAAAGCAATAAAAAAGTATTTTCCAGTATTTGTGCTTCCAACATTGGTAGCATTTGCAATTGGTTTTATTATTCCATTTATATATGGTATATTCCTCTCATTTTGTAAATTCACTACGGTAACGGATTTTAAATGGGTAGGTTTTAATAATTATAAAAGGATTTTATATGTAAATGGGGTGTTGGATACAACATTTCTTCATTCTTTATGGTATACAGCGTTGTTTGCAATCGTTTCAGTAATAATTATTAATGTTGTTTCTTTTGCCATTGCAATGCTTTTAACAAAGGGAATCAAAGGAACTAATTTGTTCCGAACAGTATTTTTTATGCCAAATCTGATTGGCGGTATTGTATTAAGTTATATTTGGTTAATGCTTTTTAATAGTGTTTTATCCCATTTTTCGAAAACAATTGTCTCATCACAGTGGTATGCATTCTGGGGATTGATGGTTGTTGTATGCTGGCAACAGATAGGATATATGATGATTATATATGTTGCGGGTATTCAGAATATCCCGGGAGAACTGATTGAGGCTGCAAAAATAGATGGTGCAAATGCATGGCAGACATTAAAGTCTGTAACTCTTCCATTATTGATGCCAACGATTACAATATGTACGTTCTTGACGATGTCAAATGGATTTAAGTTGTTTGACCAGAACCTGGCATTGACAGGTGGTAATCCGGGTAAGATGTCACAGCTGTTAGCGTTGAATATTTATGATACTATGTACGGAACGACAGGATGGCAAGGCGTAGGTCAGGCTAAGGCAGTTATTTTCTTCATTCTGGTTGCTGTAATTTCAATGGTACAGAATAGAATAACTACCAGTAAGGAGGTAGAACAGTAATGGCAAAAAAAGCGGACGAAATGACTTCTGTAAGAAGAGCGAAGCACGGAGCTGTATTAAGCGTGATTTTGGCAATTGTATCATTGGTATGGATTTCACCGATTTTGATTGTAATTATGAACTCTTTTAAACGAAAAGCGTTCATATTCAGAAATCCATTTAGTATCAGTAGTAAGTCCATCACGGAAGGATGGGATGCGTTTGTAAAGGGAATTGAGAGGGTTATGTGTGGAACACTCAATTATGCCAATGCAATTAAGAAAACAGACTTCTTTCATGCATTTGGATATTCCCTGTTTATTACAGTAGCATCCGTAGTTGTTATTGTGTTATGTACTTCTATGTGTGCATGGTACATTACAAGAGTACATAGTAAATTCACCAAAGGAATGTATATGTTATGTCTGTTTTCCATGATTGTTCCATTCCAGATGGTAATGTTTACTTTATCCAAATTTGCAAATATGCTTCATTTAGGTAATCCGGTGGGAATTATAGTGGTATATCTTGGATTTGGTGCAGGACTTGCGGTGTTCCTGTTTACCGGATTTGTTAAGGGAATTTCACTTGAGATAGAAGAGGCAGCTATGATTGACGGATGTAATCCATTACAGACATTTTTTAGAGTGGTATTTCCGATTTTGAAACCAACCGCAATTACGGTGGCAATCTTGCAGGCTATGTGGATTTGGAATGACTATTTGTTACCAAGTTTGGTTCTTAATATTAACAAATATAAGACCATTCCAATCGCAATTCAGTATTTGAAACAGAGTCATGGTCAGATTGACTGGGGTGCTATGATGGCAGTACTTGTACTTGCAATTGTTCCAATTATAATTTTTTACTTATTCTGTCAGAAGTATATCATCGAAGGAGTATTGGCAGGAGCTGTAAAGGGTTAAATTTTTAGAAAAGGCAGGAAATGATATGATGACGATTAAAGATATAGCAAAGGAATCCGGATATTCTGTAAGTACTGTATCCAGGGTTTTAAATAATCGTAGAGATGTAAGCCCGGAGGCAAAAAAGAGAATAGAAGAGATTGTTGCTGAACATCATTTCGTGCCAAATAATAATGCAAAGCATCTGAAACAGAACGTTAGCAAGACAATTGCAGTTCTGGTAAAGGGAACTTCGAATATGCTTTTTGCCAGCATCGTAGAAGAAATTCAGAAAAAAATAGAAAAAACAAGATATACAGCAAGTATTACCTATATTGACGAGGATGATAATGAAGTAGAAGAAGCAGTTATTGTATGCAGGGAACGTAAACCTATGGGAATGCTTTTCCTGGGAGGAAATCCACAGTCTTTTGAAGAGACCTTTCAGGAAATAAATGTTCCCTGTGTACTGGTAACGAATCAGGGAAATGCCCTTAAATTTGATAATTTATCCAGTGTTGCAACAGATGATGAAAAAGCAGCAGAATGTGCTATTGACTTTTTGATTGAACAAGGGCATACTAGAATAGGAATTCTGGGAGGAGTACGTAGTTTGTCTCATACCAGTAACCAACGCTATCTGGGATGCTTGAAGAGTTTTGCTAAGCATGATATAGTTTTTGATGAAGCAGTGTACTATGAGACAGCTCGTTTTTCTTATGACAATGCATATTATGCTATGCAGCGTTTATATAAAAGAGCAGGCGATATTACGGCAGTATTTGCCATGAGTGATGTAACTGCAATTGGAGCGATTCGTGCTTTGATTGATATGGGGATAAAAGTGCCGGAAGAGATTTCGGTCATGGGATTTGATGGGATTGCGTTAGCAAAGTATTATAATCCAAAACTAACCACCATTCAACAGCAGTATAGCACCCTGGCATCCAGAAGTGTAGAAATACTATTAAATTATATTGAGTTAAGCACTAGCCCGGTACATGAAGTTATTCCATTTGGACTCATTCAGGGCGAAAGTGTGAAAAAAATAATAGGAGGAACGCAGAATGCGTAGTAGTGGAATTTTAATGCATATTTCTTCATTACCATCCCCGTATGGTATTGGAACCATGGGAAAGGAGGCAAGAAAATTTGTAGACTTTCTCGTAGAATCAGCACAAACATACTGGCAGGTGTTACCAATTTGTCCAACAAGTTATGGTGACTCACCTTACCAGTCTTTTTCTAGTTTTGCAGGAAATCCATATTTTATAGATTTGGATACTTTATGCGAAGAAGGATTATTAGAAAAGAAAGAATGTGAATCTTATGCATGGGGAGATAATGTAGAAGAGGTAGATTACGGTACATTATATGAGAGCCGTTATTCATTGTTACATAAGGCATATGGACGCTTTAAGAAGGATGTTCCGGCTGATTATGATAAATTCTGTAAAGAGCAGGATTGGTTGGAAGATTATGCTTTATTTATGGCATTGAAGGATGCTCATGATGGTGTGGCATGGAGTGAGTGGGAAGAAGAATTAAAACTTCGTAAGCCGGAAGCTATGAAAAAGGCAACATCTGAGTTAGCAGAAGAGATAGAATTTTGGAAGATGCTTCAATACCTGTTTTATAAACAGTGGAATGAATTAAAGGCTTATGCAAATGAAAATGGAATTCAGATTATTGGAGATGTTCCGATTTATGTTGCAATGGATAGTGCTGATGTATGGGCAAATCCGACACAGTTCTATCTTGACAAAAATCTGGACCCAATTGATGTAGCAGGATGCCCACCGGATGCATTTTCAGAAGATGGACAGTTGTGGGGAAATCCATTGTTCCGTTGGGATGTTATGAAAAAAGATAACTTTACTTGGTGGACAAAGCGAATGGAAAAAATGACAAAGCTTTTTGATGTAGTAAGAATTGATCATTTCCGTGGATTTGACTCTTACTATGCAATCCCATTTGGTGATAAAACCGCTCGTAATGGCGAGTGGCGCGAAGGTCCTGGAATTGAATTGTTCCGGACTATGGAGAAAAAGCTTGGTAAGATGAATGTTATTGCAGAAGATTTAGGATTCCTTACTGATTCTGTAAGACAGATGCTGAAGGATTCCGGATATCCGGGAATGAAGCTTGTTCAGTTTGCATTTGATACAAGAGAAGATGGAGACTATTTGCCACATAATTATACGCAGAATAGTGTAGTGTATGCAGGAACACATGATAATGATACGATTATTGGTTGGCTGGATACAGCATCTAAGGAATGTGTAGAATATGCAACAGAGTATTTGAAACTGGACAAGAAAGAAGGATATAACTGGGGCATTATGCGTGGAGTTTGGTCCAGTGTAAGTGATATGGCTATAGTAACCATGCAGGATGTGCTGGGAATTGGTAGCGAAGGAAGAATGAATATACCTTCTACTTTAGGATGCAACTGGAAATGGCGTATGAAGGACGGTGCACTTGATAAGAAATTATCCAAGAAAGTACGTAATTATACAGAAGTATACGGACGTGCGCCAAAGAAGCCAGAGGAAGAAAAAGAAGAAGTTAAGGAAGAAGTAAAGAAAGCAAAAAAGAAATAAAAAGTATGTAGAATAGGAAGAGGCAATTCACGAGGAAAACTTTTGAATTGCCTCTTCCATATATTAAGGGGAATACAATTAATACAAGGTCACCCCTCTATGCTCCACAGAAGTAGAAAACACAATCAGTGTCTTAGTACGTCCATAGGTCTGCAATTCTCCGATAAAGTGATCTAACTCCATAGTGCTTGGAAAAAGAACTTCCAGCAGCATGGAGTAGTCACCTGTTACACAGTTACATTCAATGACGTTAGGACAGGACTTGATATAAGGGTAAAATTCTTTTTTCTCTACTGGTTCTACTTCCAGATTGATAAATGCCTTGATATGATATCCAAGTGCAATAGGGTTAAGAACTGCATGATAGCCTTCAATATATCCTTGTTCTTCCAAGCGGGAAATACGGGAGGACACCGCAGGTGAGGAAAGAAATACCTTTGCTGCGATTTCTTTTATGGAAATTCGTGCATCACGTTGGAGCATATTTAAAATTTCTTTATCGACATAATCTAATTCTTCGTGTTTCATGAAATAAAAATCCTTTCCTGACTACGCCTTCGTATATCATCAATTTATCACTGGTACCATAAAAT is a window from the Roseburia sp. 499 genome containing:
- a CDS encoding FprA family A-type flavoprotein translates to MKDTTVTESILYIGADDKDIDLFESQYVVPNGVSYNSYVIMDEKIAVMDTVDARRTEEWLENLDRALAGRTPDYLVVSHMEPDHASNVQKLAEKYPNMQIVGNAKTFPMIGQFFDIDLSQRSVVVKEGDTLSLGKHELQFFMAPMVHWPEVMVSYEKSEKILFSADGFGKFGALDTEEDWACEARRYYFNIVGKYGVQVQALLKKAATLDIAMICPLHGPILKEDLGYYIGKYNTWSSYEPEDDGVLVAYASIHGNTRKAAEKMKEILEAKGAAKVAITDLSRDDMAEAVEDAFRYDKVVLAAATYDGGVFPCMEEFLHHLKSKNYQKRKIALIENGSWGPMAAKTMKGILEGMKELTICDKTVTIKSSMKQEDVTKMEELAEELLAK
- the sdaAB gene encoding L-serine ammonia-lyase, iron-sulfur-dependent subunit beta; protein product: MNLFDIVGPVMVGPSSSHTAGAVRIGYIAKLLLNENVKKAEIYLHGSFRATGKGHGTDRALIAGLLGMHPEDERIPDSFQVAKEQGMQFSFEGIELRDAHPNSVLMKLTGVNGRELEIEAASIGGGRIRISKLDGLEANFCGDYPTLIVHNLDQPGHVAEVTSMLAHKSVNIATMQLYRDRRGGDAVMIIECDKEVPPESVEWLEKLEGVRKVTYLSLIEKQ
- the sdaAA gene encoding L-serine ammonia-lyase, iron-sulfur-dependent, subunit alpha, which translates into the protein MSFKSLKEIVDSVREQKKPFWRIIMEDDMSERMVSEEESFGAMKRMYDTMRMADQSYDEKLKSASGLVGGDGWQMREAVAAGKTMSGAFIGEVMVKALKMGESNACMKRIVAAPTAGSCGVMPAVFLTYQEQYGVKDEKMIEAMFVAAGIGTVIAERAFIAGATGGCQAEIGSASAMAAGGLAYLQGGTEQEIVHAAAMALKSLLGLVCDPVAGLVEVPCVKRNVIGAVNAITSADMAIAGIVSRIPPDEVIDAMRAVGIALPSSLKETGEGGLAATPSGEEFTRRMMEEQ
- a CDS encoding RNA polymerase sigma factor, translated to MYFGYLLDTYQKLVYSICFKFTGNQFDAEDLTQETFLSVYKNLTTFQRDYERAWICKIATNKGLDFIKSAGRRSEPKEDAYFTEVKDSRDGPEEEYLQQESKEYVFTICQSLKSPYKEVATEHFYREKSVKEISEETGKGIKTIQTQIYRAKAMIKKLIEGRTTKR
- a CDS encoding LiaI-LiaF-like domain-containing protein, whose translation is MRTRRVGSITCGCMLIVFGILFLIHMVYPALSLAFIVKLWPVILVALGAEMIFANLHQASEEKEVVKYDKGAIFITFLLMCFAMGMGIVEYCMEYYVRFGYIHI
- a CDS encoding ABC transporter substrate-binding protein; the protein is MKRKLVSLMLVAAMAASMVVGCGNNSNDKGSNDKGKTEEAGGEKDESGSTASGDGRVYLLNFKPETDQAWQDLADVYTDETGVEVNVLTAADGQYSTTMQSEMAKDEAPTIFNIGNTTAAQTWNDYTLDLKDSELYKHLTDKSLSITYDGKIAAVANCYECYGIIYNKKILNDYCTLDGAVIASPDEITSFDTLKAVAEDINARVDEINDEFGYELQGAFASAGLDSGSSWRFSGHLANMPLYYEFKDDGCDLINGEATIDGTYLDQYKAVWDLYVNTSGADPKTLNSGALNAESEFGMEEAVFYQNGDWEFSPLTSDENGYLVTADDIGMMPIYFGVDDENQGLCVGTENYWAVNSQASQEDIDATLAFLEWVITSDEGRDAITNTMGLSAPYDTFTGDYESANAFVQDSNALMSAGKTSVAWSFNATPNVDDWRADVVSALTAYTDGSGDWDAVKTAFVDGWANQWTLAHEDDAQ
- a CDS encoding carbohydrate ABC transporter permease: MEKAIKKYFPVFVLPTLVAFAIGFIIPFIYGIFLSFCKFTTVTDFKWVGFNNYKRILYVNGVLDTTFLHSLWYTALFAIVSVIIINVVSFAIAMLLTKGIKGTNLFRTVFFMPNLIGGIVLSYIWLMLFNSVLSHFSKTIVSSQWYAFWGLMVVVCWQQIGYMMIIYVAGIQNIPGELIEAAKIDGANAWQTLKSVTLPLLMPTITICTFLTMSNGFKLFDQNLALTGGNPGKMSQLLALNIYDTMYGTTGWQGVGQAKAVIFFILVAVISMVQNRITTSKEVEQ
- a CDS encoding carbohydrate ABC transporter permease; amino-acid sequence: MAKKADEMTSVRRAKHGAVLSVILAIVSLVWISPILIVIMNSFKRKAFIFRNPFSISSKSITEGWDAFVKGIERVMCGTLNYANAIKKTDFFHAFGYSLFITVASVVVIVLCTSMCAWYITRVHSKFTKGMYMLCLFSMIVPFQMVMFTLSKFANMLHLGNPVGIIVVYLGFGAGLAVFLFTGFVKGISLEIEEAAMIDGCNPLQTFFRVVFPILKPTAITVAILQAMWIWNDYLLPSLVLNINKYKTIPIAIQYLKQSHGQIDWGAMMAVLVLAIVPIIIFYLFCQKYIIEGVLAGAVKG
- a CDS encoding LacI family DNA-binding transcriptional regulator; this translates as MMTIKDIAKESGYSVSTVSRVLNNRRDVSPEAKKRIEEIVAEHHFVPNNNAKHLKQNVSKTIAVLVKGTSNMLFASIVEEIQKKIEKTRYTASITYIDEDDNEVEEAVIVCRERKPMGMLFLGGNPQSFEETFQEINVPCVLVTNQGNALKFDNLSSVATDDEKAAECAIDFLIEQGHTRIGILGGVRSLSHTSNQRYLGCLKSFAKHDIVFDEAVYYETARFSYDNAYYAMQRLYKRAGDITAVFAMSDVTAIGAIRALIDMGIKVPEEISVMGFDGIALAKYYNPKLTTIQQQYSTLASRSVEILLNYIELSTSPVHEVIPFGLIQGESVKKIIGGTQNA
- the malQ gene encoding 4-alpha-glucanotransferase, whose translation is MRSSGILMHISSLPSPYGIGTMGKEARKFVDFLVESAQTYWQVLPICPTSYGDSPYQSFSSFAGNPYFIDLDTLCEEGLLEKKECESYAWGDNVEEVDYGTLYESRYSLLHKAYGRFKKDVPADYDKFCKEQDWLEDYALFMALKDAHDGVAWSEWEEELKLRKPEAMKKATSELAEEIEFWKMLQYLFYKQWNELKAYANENGIQIIGDVPIYVAMDSADVWANPTQFYLDKNLDPIDVAGCPPDAFSEDGQLWGNPLFRWDVMKKDNFTWWTKRMEKMTKLFDVVRIDHFRGFDSYYAIPFGDKTARNGEWREGPGIELFRTMEKKLGKMNVIAEDLGFLTDSVRQMLKDSGYPGMKLVQFAFDTREDGDYLPHNYTQNSVVYAGTHDNDTIIGWLDTASKECVEYATEYLKLDKKEGYNWGIMRGVWSSVSDMAIVTMQDVLGIGSEGRMNIPSTLGCNWKWRMKDGALDKKLSKKVRNYTEVYGRAPKKPEEEKEEVKEEVKKAKKK
- a CDS encoding Lrp/AsnC family transcriptional regulator translates to MKHEELDYVDKEILNMLQRDARISIKEIAAKVFLSSPAVSSRISRLEEQGYIEGYHAVLNPIALGYHIKAFINLEVEPVEKKEFYPYIKSCPNVIECNCVTGDYSMLLEVLFPSTMELDHFIGELQTYGRTKTLIVFSTSVEHRGVTLY